From one Bacteroides eggerthii genomic stretch:
- a CDS encoding long-chain fatty acid--CoA ligase, translated as MEQEQLFIDYIERSIVQNWDKNALTDYQGITLQYKDVARKIAKFHIVLESAGIRPGDKIAVCGRNSAHWAVCFLATVTYGAVIVPILHEFKADNIHNIVNHSEAKLLFVGDRAWENLNEEAMPLLMGVVLLTDFTPVVCRDERLMEAFEHRNAIYGARYPKNFRPEHICYRKEQSPEELAVINYTSGTTGYSKGVMLPYRSLWSNIAYCHEMLPVRPGDHIVSMLPLGHVFGMVYDFLYGFSAGAHLYFLTRMPSPKIIAQSFSEIKPRIISCVPLIVEKIIKKNILPLIDNKIGKLLLRMPIVNDKIKADMRKKAMDVFGGNFDEIIIGGAPFNADVERFLKQIGFPYTIAYGMTECGPIICSSRWETLKLASCGKATTRMEVKIDSPDPQNVAGEIICRGTNLMLGYYKNTEATSQIIDVNGWLHTGDLATMDADGYVTVRGRSKNMLLTSSGQNIYPEEIESKLNNMPYVSESLIVLQHDKLVALIYPDFDDAFAHGLQQADIEKAMEANRNELNLLLPAYSQITKVKIHFEEFEKTAKKSIKRFMYQEAKG; from the coding sequence ATGGAACAAGAACAACTGTTCATTGACTATATAGAACGAAGCATCGTACAAAATTGGGATAAAAATGCCCTAACCGACTACCAGGGAATCACCCTACAATATAAAGATGTTGCCCGAAAGATTGCAAAATTTCATATCGTATTGGAAAGCGCCGGTATCCGGCCCGGTGATAAAATAGCCGTATGCGGTCGTAACAGCGCCCATTGGGCAGTGTGCTTTCTGGCAACAGTGACCTATGGTGCTGTCATTGTTCCTATTCTCCACGAATTCAAGGCAGACAACATACACAACATCGTCAATCATTCCGAAGCCAAACTTCTTTTTGTGGGCGATCGGGCCTGGGAAAACCTGAACGAAGAAGCTATGCCGCTGTTAATGGGAGTGGTACTGCTGACGGATTTCACTCCGGTCGTTTGCCGGGACGAACGACTCATGGAAGCATTCGAACACCGTAATGCTATCTATGGCGCACGCTATCCCAAAAACTTCCGTCCCGAACATATCTGCTATCGCAAGGAACAGTCTCCTGAAGAATTGGCGGTCATCAATTACACTTCTGGCACCACCGGCTATTCCAAAGGCGTAATGCTGCCTTACCGCAGTTTGTGGTCCAACATAGCCTATTGTCACGAAATGCTGCCTGTGCGTCCCGGTGACCACATCGTTTCCATGCTTCCCTTGGGACACGTTTTCGGCATGGTATACGACTTTCTTTACGGCTTCTCGGCAGGCGCACATCTCTACTTCCTTACCCGCATGCCATCGCCGAAGATTATCGCGCAATCATTCTCTGAAATCAAACCGCGTATCATCTCCTGCGTGCCTCTTATTGTGGAGAAGATTATCAAGAAAAACATCCTGCCGCTTATCGACAACAAAATAGGTAAGCTGTTGCTGCGCATGCCCATCGTCAACGATAAGATAAAAGCCGATATGCGCAAGAAAGCAATGGATGTTTTCGGCGGTAATTTTGACGAAATCATTATTGGCGGCGCTCCTTTCAATGCCGATGTGGAACGCTTCCTCAAGCAGATAGGCTTCCCCTACACCATTGCCTACGGTATGACAGAATGTGGCCCTATCATTTGTTCCAGCCGTTGGGAAACCCTGAAACTCGCCTCATGCGGAAAAGCCACTACCCGCATGGAGGTGAAGATAGACTCTCCCGATCCTCAAAATGTAGCGGGCGAAATTATCTGCCGAGGAACCAATCTTATGCTGGGATACTACAAGAATACCGAGGCTACCTCGCAAATCATCGATGTCAACGGCTGGCTGCATACGGGCGACCTTGCCACAATGGATGCAGACGGCTACGTCACCGTACGCGGACGTAGCAAAAATATGCTTCTAACCTCCAGCGGACAGAACATATACCCTGAAGAGATTGAAAGCAAACTGAACAACATGCCTTACGTATCGGAGTCTTTGATTGTATTGCAGCACGACAAACTCGTCGCCCTGATATATCCCGACTTCGACGATGCCTTCGCTCATGGACTCCAACAGGCCGATATAGAAAAAGCAATGGAAGCCAACCGAAATGAGCTGAACCTACTATTGCCGGCATACAGCCAGATAACCAAAGTGAAGATACACTTTGAGGAATTTGAAAAGACCGCCAAGAAGAGCATCAAACGCTTCATGTATCAGGAAGCTAAAGGCTGA
- a CDS encoding potassium/proton antiporter, with the protein MLFTAENILLVGSILLFVSIIVGKTGYRFGVPALLLFLVVGMLFGSDGLGLQFHNAKEAQFIGMVALSIILFSGGMDTKFTEIKPILSPGIVLSTLGVLLTALFTGLFIWWLSGMSWTNIHLPLITSLLLASTMSSTDSASVFAILRSQKMNLKHNLRPMLELESGSNDPMAYMLTIVLIQFIQSSGMGVSQIALSFVIQFIVGAAAGYLLGKLAILMLNRLNIDNQSLYPILLLSFVFFTFSVTDLMKGNGYLAVYIAGMMVGNNKIMHRKEIYTFMDGLTWLFQIIMFLCLGLLVNPHEMLEVAVVALLIGVFMIVIGRPLSVFLCLLPFGKRITPTSKLFVSWVGLRGAVPIIFATYPVVADVPGADVIFNIVFFITILSLVIQGTTVSKVARLLGLSTPMEKTGNDFGVELPEEIDSDLRDVTVTQEMLDKKGDTLKNMNLPQGTLVMIVKRGNEYLIPNGTLKLHVGDKLLLISEKVKE; encoded by the coding sequence ATGTTATTTACAGCAGAAAACATTCTACTCGTAGGTTCTATTTTACTTTTCGTCAGCATCATCGTAGGCAAGACCGGTTATCGTTTCGGAGTTCCCGCTTTATTGCTCTTTCTGGTAGTGGGTATGCTCTTCGGCAGTGACGGACTGGGATTGCAATTCCATAATGCAAAAGAAGCGCAATTCATCGGTATGGTAGCCTTGAGTATCATACTGTTTTCGGGCGGTATGGACACTAAGTTTACTGAAATCAAACCCATCCTTTCCCCCGGTATCGTACTGTCCACTTTGGGTGTTCTCCTGACGGCATTGTTCACCGGACTGTTTATATGGTGGCTTTCGGGCATGAGCTGGACCAATATTCATCTGCCGCTAATCACATCCTTGCTGCTGGCTTCCACCATGTCGTCTACCGACTCGGCATCGGTATTCGCCATTCTGCGCTCACAGAAGATGAACCTGAAGCACAACCTTCGCCCTATGCTGGAGTTGGAAAGCGGAAGTAACGACCCGATGGCTTATATGCTGACTATCGTACTGATTCAGTTCATCCAGTCCTCAGGGATGGGCGTTTCCCAAATAGCTCTCTCTTTCGTGATACAGTTTATTGTGGGTGCCGCAGCCGGTTACCTGCTGGGCAAATTGGCCATCCTTATGCTGAACAGGCTGAATATAGACAACCAGTCGCTCTATCCCATATTGCTGCTGTCGTTTGTCTTCTTCACATTCTCCGTTACCGACTTGATGAAAGGCAACGGCTACCTGGCCGTCTACATTGCCGGCATGATGGTGGGCAACAACAAAATTATGCACCGCAAGGAGATTTACACGTTTATGGACGGGTTGACATGGCTTTTCCAAATTATCATGTTCCTTTGTCTCGGTCTGCTTGTCAATCCGCACGAAATGCTGGAAGTAGCCGTCGTAGCACTGCTCATCGGCGTATTTATGATTGTTATAGGGCGGCCGCTCAGTGTATTTCTCTGTCTGCTTCCGTTCGGAAAACGTATCACTCCGACATCCAAGCTCTTCGTTTCCTGGGTAGGGCTGCGTGGTGCGGTTCCCATTATCTTTGCCACCTATCCGGTAGTGGCAGATGTACCCGGCGCCGACGTAATCTTCAACATTGTATTTTTCATCACAATCCTATCTCTCGTCATTCAAGGTACTACCGTCTCAAAAGTGGCGCGCTTGCTGGGACTTTCCACTCCAATGGAAAAGACAGGCAATGACTTCGGAGTAGAGCTGCCCGAGGAAATCGACTCCGACCTGCGCGATGTAACCGTTACCCAAGAGATGCTCGACAAAAAAGGCGACACTCTCAAAAACATGAACCTCCCCCAGGGGACCCTCGTCATGATAGTGAAACGCGGCAATGAGTACCTGATACCCAACGGCACCCTAAAACTCCACGTAGGAGACAAGTTGCTCCTTATTTCTGAAAAGGTCAAAGAATAG
- a CDS encoding sigma-54-dependent transcriptional regulator: MKKSGNILIVDDNRGVLTALQLLLKPYFDKITTLSSPVTLPGTLREDTWKVVLLDMNFTSGINTGNEGLYWLHEIKKQYPSLPVVLFTAYADIDLAVRGIKEGATDFVVKPWDNGKLVETLLNAAQDTPTSGKKKATAATAVSSMYWGESSAMQQLRMLVEKVAVTDANILITGENGTGKEMLAREIHALSTRHHKEMISVDMGAITESLFESELFGHMKGSFTDAHADRPGKFESADHSTLFLDEIGNLPYHLQAKLLTALQRRSIVRVGSNTPVPIDIRLVCATNRHLSEMADKGEFREDLLYRINTIHLEIPALRERPEDIIPLAERFITRFCKQYEKPALRLDNSAREKLTLHPWFGNIRELEHAIEKAVIICDGTFLSAGSFQLQRRNEAPETPVSTLEDMEKQMIRQTLEKCGSNLSAVASQLGITRQTLYNKMKKYGL; encoded by the coding sequence ATGAAGAAATCCGGAAACATTCTTATCGTTGACGACAATCGGGGCGTACTCACCGCCTTGCAACTGCTGTTGAAACCTTATTTTGATAAAATAACCACCCTTTCCTCACCAGTTACCCTTCCCGGCACCTTGCGCGAAGATACGTGGAAGGTAGTGCTTCTCGATATGAATTTCACGTCCGGCATCAATACCGGGAACGAGGGACTTTACTGGCTGCACGAAATAAAGAAGCAATATCCGTCACTGCCTGTGGTACTGTTCACCGCCTATGCCGACATAGACCTTGCCGTACGCGGAATAAAAGAAGGTGCAACGGACTTTGTCGTCAAGCCCTGGGACAACGGAAAGCTGGTAGAAACCCTGCTCAATGCCGCACAGGACACCCCTACATCCGGAAAGAAGAAAGCAACGGCTGCAACTGCCGTTTCTTCCATGTACTGGGGAGAAAGTTCCGCCATGCAACAACTTCGCATGCTGGTGGAGAAAGTAGCCGTTACCGACGCCAATATACTTATTACCGGTGAGAACGGTACAGGCAAGGAGATGCTTGCCCGCGAAATACACGCCCTCTCCACACGCCACCATAAAGAAATGATAAGCGTGGATATGGGCGCCATTACCGAAAGCCTTTTTGAAAGCGAACTTTTCGGACACATGAAAGGCTCCTTCACCGATGCCCATGCCGACCGTCCCGGTAAGTTTGAGTCTGCCGACCACAGCACTCTCTTCCTTGACGAAATAGGCAATCTCCCCTATCATCTGCAAGCCAAACTGCTGACTGCACTTCAGCGCCGCAGCATTGTACGCGTGGGAAGCAATACGCCTGTCCCGATAGATATCCGCCTGGTTTGTGCCACCAACCGCCACCTATCTGAAATGGCGGATAAAGGAGAGTTTCGCGAGGACCTGCTCTACCGCATCAATACCATTCATCTTGAAATTCCTGCACTGCGAGAACGGCCGGAAGATATTATTCCACTGGCAGAACGCTTCATCACACGCTTCTGCAAGCAATATGAAAAGCCTGCTTTGCGTCTGGACAATTCAGCACGTGAGAAGCTGACGCTGCATCCCTGGTTCGGTAATATCCGCGAGCTGGAGCATGCCATTGAAAAGGCTGTTATTATCTGCGACGGCACATTTCTCTCTGCCGGATCGTTCCAGTTACAACGCAGAAACGAAGCACCGGAAACGCCCGTATCCACCCTTGAAGATATGGAAAAGCAGATGATACGCCAGACACTGGAGAAATGTGGCAGTAACCTCTCGGCTGTTGCCTCGCAACTGGGGATTACCCGGCAAACGCTTTATAACAAAATGAAAAAGTACGGGCTCTGA
- a CDS encoding sensor histidine kinase: protein MKYKNINQYYVFQTAVSLFIALAAGAMWTLYFLKAPTLHGFNAPLFWAVFFTVLLPLAIRRQQRLYHRHTRKVLFMLDAIENNDTAIHFSETDGNEDSRLINRSLNRVARILYNVKSETAQQEKYYELILDCVNTGIVVLNDNGAIYQKNNEALHLLGLEVFTHIRQLSRVDNHLMDLLTTCRSGDKFQVAFGNERGTVNLSVRVSDITVRKEHLRILALNDINSELDEKEIDSWIRLTRVLTHEIMNTITPITSLSDTLLELTEEKISKEEIRNGLETISSTSKGLLAFVDSYRKFTHIPTPEPTLFYLKGFIGRMVELARHQYPGIPVTFHASIVPNDLILHADENLISQVIINLLKNAMQAFEKSSSPAEEKHIHIRAYCDEAEAVLIEISNNGPAIPPNIAEHIFIPFFTTKENGSGIGLSISRQIMRLSGGNLSLRPGKETTFVLKFN, encoded by the coding sequence ATGAAGTATAAGAATATAAACCAATATTATGTTTTTCAGACTGCCGTCAGCCTGTTCATTGCCTTAGCTGCAGGAGCAATGTGGACTTTGTATTTTCTTAAAGCTCCGACATTGCATGGCTTTAACGCCCCTCTGTTCTGGGCTGTCTTCTTCACCGTACTTCTTCCCCTGGCAATACGCCGGCAGCAACGGTTGTACCACCGCCACACCCGCAAAGTCCTTTTCATGCTTGATGCCATTGAAAACAACGACACCGCCATTCATTTCTCCGAGACGGACGGAAACGAAGATAGCCGTCTCATAAACCGTTCTCTGAACCGCGTAGCCCGCATCTTATATAATGTAAAAAGCGAAACTGCCCAACAAGAGAAATACTACGAGCTTATCCTCGACTGCGTCAATACCGGCATCGTCGTGCTGAACGACAACGGAGCCATTTATCAAAAGAACAACGAAGCCCTGCATCTGCTCGGACTGGAAGTATTCACCCACATCCGCCAACTGTCACGTGTGGACAATCATCTTATGGATTTACTCACCACCTGCCGTTCCGGTGACAAATTTCAGGTAGCATTCGGCAACGAACGCGGCACAGTAAACCTCTCCGTCCGCGTCAGCGACATCACCGTCCGCAAGGAACACCTGCGCATCCTCGCCCTGAACGACATCAACAGCGAGTTGGACGAAAAAGAAATAGACTCATGGATACGACTCACACGTGTACTGACCCACGAGATTATGAACACCATAACCCCTATCACCTCCCTTAGCGACACTCTGCTGGAACTCACCGAAGAAAAAATATCCAAAGAAGAGATACGCAACGGTCTGGAAACAATCAGCAGCACCAGCAAAGGATTGCTCGCCTTCGTCGATTCCTACCGCAAATTCACACATATCCCTACTCCCGAACCGACCTTATTCTACCTCAAAGGCTTCATCGGCCGCATGGTGGAGCTGGCACGCCATCAGTATCCCGGTATCCCCGTAACTTTCCATGCCTCCATCGTTCCCAACGACCTGATACTTCATGCAGACGAGAACCTCATTTCACAAGTCATCATCAACCTGCTGAAGAATGCCATGCAGGCTTTTGAGAAGTCCTCCTCTCCAGCAGAGGAAAAGCACATCCATATACGCGCCTATTGCGATGAAGCCGAAGCTGTATTGATTGAAATATCCAACAATGGTCCTGCCATCCCCCCGAACATTGCCGAACATATATTTATTCCCTTCTTCACCACCAAAGAAAACGGAAGCGGAATAGGACTCAGCATCTCCCGGCAAATCATGCGCTTGTCCGGTGGAAATCTCTCCTTGAGACCGGGAAAAGAGACAACTTTTGTACTGAAATTTAATTGA